A single Clostridium sp. AN503 DNA region contains:
- a CDS encoding carbohydrate ABC transporter permease, protein MLKKKSMTPYLIISSIILAALAVFFLFPLYWIVTGSVKEKSDIIIKSGEMVKWIPTTVSWDNFARLFKSKTELFGIGMPMAIRWLFNSVFISVVAMGLTCVTASLAGYVLAKKRFWGKAFVFSLFVCAMALPKQVILIPLMREMSNLGLLKSVWGSMFAVIFPVVGWPFGVFLMKQFSENIPVSLLEAARIDGAGELRTFVDVAFPIIKPGFGALAIFTFINSWNEYPLQLVMLTQNEAKTISLGIASKLSEMSNDFGLIMAGAALASIPIITVFLCFQRYFTQGITMGAVKG, encoded by the coding sequence ATGTTGAAAAAGAAATCAATGACACCGTATTTAATTATTTCATCCATCATCCTTGCGGCGCTGGCAGTGTTTTTCCTCTTTCCGCTGTACTGGATCGTCACCGGCTCCGTGAAGGAAAAAAGCGATATCATCATCAAGTCGGGTGAGATGGTCAAGTGGATCCCGACCACCGTTTCCTGGGATAACTTTGCCCGGCTTTTCAAGAGTAAGACGGAACTGTTCGGTATCGGGATGCCTATGGCGATCCGGTGGCTGTTCAACAGTGTATTTATTTCCGTGGTGGCCATGGGGCTCACCTGTGTGACGGCTTCTCTGGCGGGCTATGTCCTGGCTAAAAAGCGTTTCTGGGGAAAAGCCTTTGTATTCAGCCTGTTCGTGTGCGCCATGGCGCTGCCGAAGCAGGTTATCCTGATCCCGCTTATGAGAGAGATGTCCAACCTGGGGCTGCTTAAGTCTGTGTGGGGATCTATGTTTGCGGTGATCTTCCCCGTAGTGGGCTGGCCGTTCGGCGTATTCCTGATGAAGCAGTTCTCGGAGAATATCCCGGTCTCCCTGTTAGAGGCGGCCCGCATTGACGGCGCAGGGGAGCTGAGGACTTTTGTGGACGTGGCGTTCCCGATCATCAAACCGGGTTTTGGCGCGCTGGCGATCTTTACGTTCATCAACTCCTGGAATGAGTATCCGCTGCAGCTGGTCATGCTGACGCAGAATGAGGCGAAGACCATCTCTCTTGGTATTGCCAGTAAGCTGAGCGAGATGTCCAACGACTTTGGCCTGATCATGGCGGGAGCGGCGCTTGCATCCATCCCGATCATCACAGTTTTCCTCTGTTTCCAGCGGTATTTTACGCAGGGCATCACCATGGGGGCTGTAAAGGGATAA
- a CDS encoding sugar ABC transporter permease encodes MAGTSNFTQKGKQPGKTKAPARSLVLQRRETIVSYLFLLPALFFFVGFVITPMAMGVITSFTNASFADPKGTFVGFANYIRLFQDKIFLKSAVNTVIIVAVSVPAVTAFSLWVGTAIYKMRASIRSFYRCVFYLPVVTGSVAVVVVWKWMFDKYDGLLNYIIRSFGGQPLPWTSSESMALWCIILILFTTSIGQPIVLYVAALGNVDASLEEAARVDGANDFQVFWKIKWPSIMPTTLYVAVITTINSFQCFALIQLLTSGGPNYSTSTVMYLLYDIAFKTTKEFGYANAMGVILAIVIALFSALQFKVMNGGTTE; translated from the coding sequence ATGGCAGGTACAAGCAATTTCACGCAGAAGGGGAAACAGCCCGGGAAAACCAAGGCGCCTGCGCGCAGCCTGGTCCTCCAGAGAAGAGAAACCATCGTTTCTTACCTGTTTCTGCTTCCGGCGTTGTTCTTTTTCGTCGGGTTTGTGATCACGCCTATGGCAATGGGGGTGATCACCAGCTTTACAAATGCAAGCTTTGCGGATCCCAAAGGCACCTTTGTAGGATTTGCCAATTACATCCGGCTTTTCCAGGATAAGATCTTTTTAAAGTCGGCTGTGAATACGGTCATCATTGTGGCAGTGTCCGTGCCGGCGGTTACCGCATTTTCCCTGTGGGTGGGCACCGCCATTTACAAGATGCGCGCCAGTATCCGTTCCTTCTACCGCTGTGTATTCTACCTGCCGGTTGTCACCGGTTCCGTGGCAGTGGTGGTGGTATGGAAGTGGATGTTTGACAAATACGACGGTCTTTTAAACTATATTATCCGGAGCTTTGGCGGCCAGCCGCTTCCGTGGACGTCCAGCGAATCCATGGCTCTGTGGTGCATCATCCTGATCCTGTTCACCACCTCCATCGGTCAGCCCATCGTCCTTTATGTGGCGGCCCTGGGCAACGTGGATGCTTCCCTGGAGGAGGCGGCCAGAGTGGACGGCGCCAACGATTTCCAGGTATTCTGGAAGATCAAGTGGCCCTCGATCATGCCTACCACGCTGTATGTAGCAGTCATCACCACCATCAACAGCTTCCAGTGCTTTGCGCTGATCCAGCTTTTGACCTCCGGCGGACCCAACTACAGTACCAGCACGGTGATGTATCTGTTGTATGATATTGCGTTCAAGACGACCAAGGAGTTCGGCTATGCCAACGCCATGGGTGTGATCCTGGCGATCGTGATCGCGCTGTTCAGCGCCCTGCAGTTTAAGGTCATGAACGGCGGGACGACAGAATAG
- a CDS encoding extracellular solute-binding protein: MKKMLSLGLAAAMVATTLAGCGGSKPAETAAAPAAGNEAADTTAAPAEAPAGDVTEITWWAFPTFGVDTGYEQEVVDAFNAAHPDIKVKVEYIDFTSGPDKLTASLTSGTAPDILFDAPGRIIEFGEAGYLVPLDDMMEELKGDLTSQSLVETCVGSDGTAWMYPISSSPFYMGLNKEALEKADALQYVNMEGDRTWTTENFVKMCEALRDAAPTQVPAIVYCGGQGGDQGTRALVNNLYDSSIVGSDGKWNIDENGVKALTLLKSMYDSKAIDAGFDMAAADELQKFQQETCAMTFCFGTSNEVTYASEDYTQIAVPFPSESGKPSLEYLVNGFCVFDNKSDARAAAAKEFVKFICDDSEWGPKSVVKTNAFPVRASFGDLYPGDEHKAMLASWSQYYGPYYNTKAGFAAMRPLWFNMLQQVFNGTDPQAAADEFNASANSAS, encoded by the coding sequence ATGAAAAAAATGTTATCATTGGGACTGGCAGCAGCTATGGTGGCGACCACTCTGGCAGGATGCGGAGGAAGCAAACCGGCCGAGACTGCGGCTGCACCAGCAGCAGGTAATGAGGCGGCAGATACTACTGCGGCGCCTGCGGAAGCGCCGGCCGGCGATGTGACAGAGATCACCTGGTGGGCATTCCCTACATTCGGAGTGGATACCGGTTATGAGCAGGAAGTGGTTGACGCGTTCAACGCCGCTCACCCGGACATCAAGGTTAAGGTTGAGTACATAGACTTTACTTCCGGACCGGATAAGCTGACAGCTTCCCTTACTTCCGGAACGGCACCGGACATCCTGTTTGACGCACCGGGACGTATCATCGAGTTTGGCGAGGCCGGTTATCTGGTACCGCTGGACGATATGATGGAAGAGCTTAAGGGCGATCTTACCAGCCAGTCTCTTGTTGAGACCTGCGTAGGTTCCGACGGCACTGCCTGGATGTATCCGATCTCTTCTTCCCCGTTCTATATGGGCCTCAACAAGGAAGCCCTGGAGAAGGCAGACGCCCTTCAGTATGTCAATATGGAAGGCGACCGTACCTGGACTACCGAGAATTTTGTCAAGATGTGTGAAGCGCTCCGCGATGCAGCTCCGACCCAGGTTCCGGCTATCGTATACTGCGGCGGACAGGGCGGCGACCAGGGCACACGCGCTCTTGTAAACAACTTATATGATTCTTCTATCGTAGGTTCCGACGGAAAGTGGAACATCGATGAAAACGGCGTAAAAGCGCTCACCCTTTTAAAGAGCATGTACGACAGCAAGGCGATCGACGCCGGATTTGATATGGCAGCGGCTGATGAGCTGCAGAAGTTCCAGCAGGAGACCTGCGCAATGACCTTCTGCTTTGGTACCTCCAACGAAGTCACCTATGCATCTGAGGATTATACCCAGATCGCAGTTCCGTTCCCGTCTGAGAGCGGCAAGCCGTCCTTAGAGTACCTGGTCAATGGCTTCTGCGTATTTGACAATAAGTCCGATGCACGCGCTGCAGCTGCAAAAGAGTTTGTGAAGTTCATCTGCGACGATTCCGAGTGGGGTCCCAAGAGCGTTGTGAAGACCAATGCATTCCCGGTACGCGCTTCCTTTGGCGATCTGTATCCTGGAGACGAGCACAAAGCGATGCTGGCTTCCTGGAGCCAGTACTACGGACCGTATTACAATACCAAGGCAGGCTTTGCCGCCATGCGTCCGCTGTGGTTCAATATGCTTCAGCAGGTATTCAACGGCACCGACCCGCAGGCAGCGGCTGATGAGTTCAACGCATCTGCAAACAGCGCAAGCTAA
- a CDS encoding MurR/RpiR family transcriptional regulator, which translates to MEGDFLTKVRSTYNQFTKAEKKVADYILQNPREVLFMSITDMAEACEVGDTSVFRFCKTMELKGYQEFKMMLSLSLRNESEENKGLTGDVSLKDTFSEVAQKVLNTNMNALTETYSLLDEAVFSAAIDSLHEAERIYFFGVGASLLTAMKAMNKFLRIEPKVYCVQDSHMQAMVASMLGPNDTAVLFSYSGATKDTIHVAEMAKQSGAKIICVTRFVKSPLTSYADYTLLCGANEGPLQGGSTSAEISQMFLVDMMYTEYYRRYYDHCSKNNEKTSGSVIEKMC; encoded by the coding sequence ATGGAAGGGGATTTTTTAACAAAAGTAAGATCCACGTATAATCAGTTTACAAAGGCGGAAAAGAAGGTGGCGGATTATATTCTGCAGAATCCGCGGGAGGTTTTGTTCATGTCCATCACAGACATGGCGGAGGCGTGCGAGGTAGGGGACACCAGCGTGTTCCGCTTCTGCAAGACCATGGAGCTGAAAGGGTATCAGGAGTTTAAGATGATGCTGTCCTTAAGCCTGCGGAATGAGTCGGAGGAGAATAAGGGACTGACTGGCGATGTGAGCCTTAAGGACACTTTTTCCGAGGTGGCGCAGAAAGTGCTCAATACCAACATGAATGCGCTGACGGAGACCTATTCCCTGCTGGATGAAGCGGTTTTTTCCGCGGCGATCGACAGTCTCCATGAGGCGGAGCGGATCTACTTTTTTGGAGTAGGGGCCAGCTTACTGACAGCGATGAAGGCGATGAACAAGTTTTTACGGATAGAACCGAAAGTATACTGCGTACAGGATTCTCACATGCAGGCGATGGTGGCGTCCATGCTGGGGCCGAATGATACTGCGGTGTTATTTTCTTATTCCGGAGCCACCAAGGACACGATCCATGTGGCGGAGATGGCGAAGCAGTCGGGGGCGAAGATCATCTGCGTGACCCGGTTCGTAAAGTCGCCGCTCACTTCCTATGCGGATTACACCCTGCTGTGCGGAGCCAATGAGGGACCTCTGCAGGGAGGCTCCACCTCTGCGGAGATCAGCCAGATGTTCCTGGTGGATATGATGTATACCGAATATTACCGCCGTTATTATGACCATTGCAGCAAAAATAACGAAAAGACTTCCGGGTCTGTCATAGAGAAAATGTGCTAA
- a CDS encoding ROK family protein produces the protein MDKKIAALDIGGTSIKSGIWTCGQVQQVQEQDTNAKNGGCYVMERAKEILHQYHGFDAIGISTAGQVDSEKGCIRYANENIPGYTGMQVRQILEREFSVPVAVENDVNAAATGEARFGAGKDQKDFLCITYGTGVGGAVVMDGAVYTGSAFSAGEFGGIVVHPEDRKAGQPFSGCYEKYASTTALVRMAREYDSSLDTGRKIFARIEEAGVQAVVDRWIEEIVLGLVTVIHIFNPSCIVLGGGVMAQPYIIKRLRQRTEQEIMDSFRNVQLRPAELGNLAGILGAVHLASKRLID, from the coding sequence GTGGATAAAAAAATTGCAGCATTGGACATCGGCGGAACCTCCATCAAGTCCGGGATCTGGACCTGCGGGCAGGTACAACAGGTGCAGGAGCAGGATACCAACGCGAAAAACGGCGGATGTTATGTGATGGAGCGGGCGAAGGAGATCCTTCATCAATATCACGGTTTTGACGCGATCGGGATCAGTACGGCAGGCCAGGTGGATTCGGAAAAGGGTTGTATCCGGTATGCCAATGAGAATATCCCTGGTTATACCGGGATGCAGGTGCGGCAGATCCTGGAGCGTGAATTCTCCGTGCCGGTGGCCGTGGAAAATGATGTGAATGCCGCTGCAACCGGGGAAGCCAGGTTCGGGGCCGGAAAGGACCAGAAGGATTTTCTGTGCATCACCTACGGGACCGGGGTAGGCGGAGCGGTCGTGATGGACGGCGCGGTATATACAGGAAGCGCTTTTTCCGCAGGCGAGTTCGGCGGGATCGTGGTGCACCCGGAAGACAGGAAGGCAGGGCAGCCCTTCAGCGGATGCTACGAGAAATATGCGTCCACTACGGCGCTGGTTCGCATGGCAAGGGAGTATGACAGCTCCCTGGATACCGGGCGGAAGATATTTGCCAGGATCGAGGAGGCGGGAGTACAGGCTGTGGTGGACCGGTGGATCGAGGAGATCGTGCTTGGACTGGTCACAGTCATCCACATTTTCAACCCGTCCTGTATTGTCCTGGGCGGAGGGGTCATGGCTCAGCCATACATTATCAAACGCCTGCGGCAGAGGACAGAGCAGGAGATCATGGACAGCTTCCGGAATGTGCAGCTCCGCCCGGCGGAGCTTGGGAATCTGGCTGGTATCCTGGGAGCCGTACATCTGGCGTCTAAACGCCTAATTGACTGA
- a CDS encoding N-acetylmannosamine-6-phosphate 2-epimerase, with amino-acid sequence MNQANQAIMDRIKGGLIVSCQALKEEPLYSSYIMSRMAYAAMLGGAVGIRANTIVDITEIKKTVSLPVIGIIKEVYGDCDVYISPTMKEIDALVECGVSIIATDATDSAKRPRPDGKTLDEFFGEVREKYPDQLFMADCSSYEEGMHAAEIGFDLVGTTMNGYTEYTKGVQLPNIELMRRLSAECGRPVIAEGGIWQPDQLKAALDAGVWAAVIGGAITRPMEITKRFVTAIK; translated from the coding sequence ATGAACCAGGCAAATCAGGCGATCATGGATCGAATCAAAGGAGGGCTGATCGTATCCTGTCAGGCACTGAAGGAGGAGCCGCTGTACAGCTCATATATCATGTCAAGGATGGCGTATGCGGCTATGCTGGGCGGAGCAGTGGGCATCCGCGCCAACACGATCGTGGATATCACGGAGATCAAAAAGACCGTGAGCCTTCCGGTTATCGGTATTATCAAGGAAGTATACGGAGATTGTGACGTATATATCTCTCCGACCATGAAGGAGATTGATGCTTTGGTGGAGTGCGGTGTTTCCATTATAGCTACGGATGCAACGGATTCCGCAAAACGTCCCCGCCCGGACGGAAAGACTCTGGACGAATTTTTTGGAGAAGTGCGTGAGAAGTATCCGGACCAGCTTTTCATGGCGGACTGCTCCAGCTATGAGGAAGGGATGCATGCGGCTGAGATCGGGTTCGATCTGGTGGGAACGACCATGAACGGTTACACAGAGTATACCAAAGGCGTGCAGCTGCCCAATATCGAGCTGATGCGCAGGCTGTCGGCGGAGTGCGGCAGACCGGTGATCGCCGAGGGCGGCATCTGGCAGCCGGATCAGCTGAAAGCAGCTCTGGACGCAGGCGTCTGGGCGGCAGTCATCGGCGGGGCCATCACCCGTCCTATGGAGATTACCAAGCGTTTTGTAACAGCGATCAAATAA
- a CDS encoding S8 family peptidase, giving the protein MRSYKKQIAVLLAGIFALSQPFAGMAADSYGFSARVYGPGVENLSAGDPYARYQWGLKNDGELQYVEIANKFRDSNPEMAKRIDLANRLGLPSPVEGPDAYELATIDAKKGIDINVLPAWNLYDESTQEHRQVVVAVIDTGIDIEHPDLKDSIWVNEDEIPGDGIDNDGNGFVDDVNGWNFFHEVNQVYVGREDNHGTHAAGTIAASRGKTGVAGIADNKYVKIMPVKALGTAYGLGEEEAVINAIQYAEANGASICNLSFGTTEYYPRLEQVMRDSRMLFIVAAGNGDNTGKGLDIDTSPDYPSGFELDNVISVANLMFDGNLEVSSNYGVKNVDIAAPGTYIVSTTTNGGYGFMTGTSMAAPMVTGAAAFLYSYRTDISLQDVKPILLNSARKLEGLEGKVLTGGMLDVYAAITYGR; this is encoded by the coding sequence ATGAGATCATATAAAAAACAGATAGCTGTGCTGCTGGCAGGTATTTTTGCACTGTCTCAGCCCTTTGCAGGGATGGCGGCGGACAGCTATGGCTTTTCCGCCCGCGTTTACGGGCCGGGTGTTGAGAACCTGTCTGCGGGGGACCCATATGCCAGATACCAGTGGGGGCTGAAGAATGACGGAGAGCTTCAGTATGTGGAGATCGCCAACAAGTTCCGGGACAGCAACCCGGAGATGGCAAAGCGGATCGACCTGGCGAACCGTCTTGGCCTGCCGTCCCCGGTGGAGGGGCCGGATGCCTATGAGCTGGCGACGATCGATGCGAAGAAGGGGATCGATATCAATGTGCTCCCGGCGTGGAATCTTTACGATGAGAGCACACAGGAGCATCGCCAGGTGGTGGTTGCGGTGATCGATACCGGGATTGATATCGAGCATCCGGACCTGAAGGATTCGATCTGGGTCAATGAAGATGAGATCCCCGGTGATGGGATCGACAACGACGGGAACGGTTTTGTGGATGACGTGAACGGCTGGAACTTCTTTCACGAGGTCAACCAGGTCTATGTGGGAAGAGAGGATAACCACGGCACCCACGCCGCGGGAACCATCGCGGCCAGCCGCGGGAAGACCGGAGTTGCCGGGATCGCAGACAATAAATACGTCAAGATCATGCCGGTGAAGGCTCTTGGCACAGCCTATGGGCTGGGCGAGGAGGAGGCGGTGATCAATGCCATCCAATATGCGGAGGCGAACGGCGCATCCATCTGCAATCTGAGCTTTGGAACAACCGAGTATTACCCCCGCCTGGAACAGGTGATGCGGGACTCCAGAATGCTGTTTATCGTGGCGGCGGGCAACGGGGATAATACCGGGAAGGGACTTGACATTGATACCAGCCCGGATTATCCGTCCGGTTTTGAACTGGATAATGTGATATCCGTGGCGAACCTGATGTTTGACGGCAATCTGGAGGTCAGTTCCAACTATGGCGTGAAGAATGTGGATATTGCCGCGCCGGGAACTTACATCGTCAGCACTACCACCAACGGCGGTTACGGTTTTATGACCGGGACCTCCATGGCTGCGCCGATGGTGACTGGGGCCGCGGCGTTCCTCTACTCTTACCGTACGGACATATCCTTACAGGATGTAAAGCCGATCCTGCTTAATTCCGCCAGGAAGCTGGAGGGACTGGAGGGAAAGGTCCTGACCGGCGGTATGCTGGATGTCTATGCAGCGATCACTTATGGAAGGTGA
- a CDS encoding SGNH/GDSL hydrolase family protein produces the protein MIMKKHIVCFGDSNTHGYKAADNGRYDENERWTCLLQKRLGEKYLVLEEGLSGRTTCFDDPVHEGLSGLDYIYPCLMSHEPVDLLIIMLGTNDTKERFGVSPACIGLGLKRLIAKAVSTTDAWTEGEPHILVVAPKSIDREYEDTPVALTMGRGCAEKSEGLAEEYKKIADLMGCAFFDANTVVTENNHIDHMHLTEEGHVQLADALAGIVPGLVKQ, from the coding sequence ATGATCATGAAGAAGCACATTGTATGTTTTGGGGATTCCAATACACATGGTTATAAAGCGGCTGATAATGGGCGTTATGATGAGAACGAGAGGTGGACGTGCCTGCTCCAGAAACGGCTGGGGGAGAAGTATCTTGTATTGGAGGAGGGCCTAAGCGGCAGGACCACCTGCTTTGACGATCCGGTCCATGAAGGATTGTCCGGGCTGGATTATATCTATCCCTGCCTGATGAGCCATGAGCCGGTGGATCTACTCATCATTATGCTGGGGACCAACGATACCAAGGAGCGGTTTGGGGTTTCTCCGGCCTGCATCGGACTGGGGCTGAAACGTCTGATCGCGAAGGCAGTATCCACAACAGATGCATGGACGGAGGGGGAGCCGCATATCCTTGTGGTAGCTCCAAAGAGCATTGACAGAGAATATGAGGATACTCCGGTTGCCCTGACCATGGGCCGGGGCTGTGCGGAAAAATCTGAGGGCCTGGCAGAAGAATATAAAAAAATCGCTGATCTGATGGGATGTGCATTTTTTGATGCCAATACCGTGGTGACGGAGAATAACCACATTGATCATATGCATTTGACAGAAGAAGGCCATGTACAGCTTGCTGACGCGCTGGCAGGGATTGTGCCGGGACTGGTAAAACAGTAA
- a CDS encoding serpin family protein, with the protein MRRTMQAALAGLLAASLSLSGSALAMAENQSEDGGSDYQCEVSAHHPNPVSYDDLGSRRALRSDNALSDSFRTGFNHFSMKTTAAVLSDGAENKNFSPVSLYYALSLAAQGSEGDTKEQLMALLGAQDPGQLADGCGRMYRQMYQADERSRLKLANSLWLQNGLPLLDGYRRAAENQLYASVFRVNFADEKTGGLIGSWISSQTDQSITPTIRVYDDEVMRIVNTVSYHSEWVQDFKKENNTDGTFRLADGQQTACTYMTDTRSCSYYRGQGYLRAALNLKGNGTMFFILPDEGTDIPSLLSSEETMQQMFGSVSAFDSYGRISWKIPKFRISSSMELKPVLKSLGITDGFDREKADFSGITSEPLYMHDVIQETVVGIDENGVEASAYTMIPMGAGSSMAADIIEMTLDRPFLYAIVTDPGVPLFIGVCYNPAA; encoded by the coding sequence ATGAGAAGAACTATGCAGGCCGCACTCGCAGGGCTGCTGGCTGCGTCCCTGTCACTGTCCGGCTCCGCCCTTGCCATGGCGGAAAACCAGTCTGAGGATGGAGGCTCAGACTATCAATGCGAGGTCAGCGCTCACCACCCGAATCCTGTCTCCTATGACGATCTGGGCAGCCGACGCGCCCTTCGGTCCGACAACGCTCTAAGCGACAGCTTCCGCACCGGTTTCAATCACTTTTCCATGAAGACCACCGCCGCAGTCCTGTCTGACGGAGCAGAAAACAAAAACTTTTCTCCAGTCAGCCTCTATTATGCATTATCCCTTGCAGCGCAGGGTTCTGAGGGTGATACAAAAGAACAGCTGATGGCCCTTCTCGGCGCCCAGGATCCGGGGCAGCTGGCGGACGGCTGCGGACGCATGTACCGGCAGATGTACCAGGCAGATGAGCGCTCCCGGCTTAAGCTCGCCAACTCCCTCTGGCTTCAGAACGGCCTGCCCCTTCTGGATGGCTACCGGAGAGCTGCCGAAAACCAGCTTTATGCCTCTGTGTTCCGTGTGAATTTTGCTGATGAGAAGACAGGAGGCCTAATAGGCAGCTGGATCTCCAGCCAGACAGACCAGTCCATCACCCCAACGATCAGGGTCTATGATGACGAGGTGATGCGTATCGTCAACACAGTCAGCTATCACAGTGAGTGGGTCCAGGATTTTAAGAAGGAGAACAATACAGACGGAACCTTCCGCCTGGCAGACGGGCAGCAGACTGCCTGCACCTATATGACAGACACCCGAAGCTGCTCCTATTACCGGGGTCAGGGATATCTCCGGGCAGCCCTCAATCTGAAAGGCAACGGAACCATGTTCTTTATCCTTCCAGATGAAGGCACAGACATCCCGTCCCTCCTTTCCTCAGAAGAAACCATGCAGCAGATGTTCGGTTCGGTCTCTGCGTTTGATTCTTACGGGCGCATATCCTGGAAGATTCCCAAATTCCGCATATCGTCGTCCATGGAACTAAAACCGGTATTGAAATCCCTTGGGATCACTGACGGCTTCGACAGGGAGAAGGCTGATTTTTCGGGGATCACCAGTGAACCTTTGTATATGCATGATGTGATCCAGGAAACCGTCGTCGGGATCGATGAGAACGGTGTGGAGGCCTCCGCGTACACTATGATTCCCATGGGCGCAGGCAGCTCCATGGCTGCTGACATCATCGAGATGACCCTGGACCGCCCCTTTCTCTATGCCATTGTCACCGACCCGGGCGTGCCGCTGTTTATCGGCGTGTGCTATAACCCGGCGGCCTGA
- a CDS encoding DegV family protein: MGKIILTTESGSDLTKELCEKHHILTVPFGLNFPDRTVDDGQIPVQEIYDFYKETRKIPKTNAVSPYQYTAFFQAAAAQNPGCEIIHIGYSSACSCSFQNAVLGVRDLPDIKVHLIDSLNVSGGLGNLVLKAAEIAEDHPEMTAEELVAEIVPYVKKVHTSFVPDTLDFLLAGGRVSNAAAIGAAILKIKPRIDIIDGELIAVKKYRGKMEKTAGRFVEDFLEGKDFDKRKIYLFYAEGTDPDIIKKLYKHLEDKGFAEIGVGVLGCVMTVHGGKGAIGISAMEA, from the coding sequence ATGGGGAAGATTATACTGACGACGGAAAGTGGATCGGATTTAACAAAAGAACTGTGTGAGAAACACCATATCCTGACGGTTCCTTTTGGTCTCAATTTTCCTGACCGGACGGTGGACGACGGGCAGATCCCGGTGCAGGAGATCTATGATTTTTATAAGGAGACCAGGAAGATCCCCAAGACCAACGCCGTAAGCCCATACCAGTATACGGCTTTCTTTCAGGCGGCAGCGGCGCAGAATCCCGGATGCGAGATCATCCACATCGGATATTCCTCGGCCTGTTCCTGTTCTTTCCAGAATGCAGTGCTGGGGGTACGGGACCTTCCGGATATCAAGGTGCACCTGATCGATTCTCTGAATGTGTCCGGCGGGCTTGGCAATCTGGTCCTGAAAGCGGCGGAGATCGCAGAGGACCATCCGGAGATGACAGCGGAAGAGCTGGTGGCTGAGATTGTACCTTATGTGAAAAAGGTTCATACCTCTTTCGTCCCGGATACCCTGGACTTTTTGTTGGCAGGAGGGCGGGTATCCAATGCGGCGGCGATCGGAGCTGCCATATTAAAGATCAAGCCCCGGATCGATATCATCGACGGAGAACTGATCGCAGTGAAGAAGTACCGGGGAAAGATGGAGAAGACGGCAGGCCGTTTTGTGGAGGATTTTCTGGAGGGGAAGGATTTTGATAAGCGGAAGATCTATCTGTTCTACGCGGAGGGAACAGATCCGGATATTATAAAAAAGCTTTATAAACATTTGGAAGATAAAGGCTTTGCAGAGATCGGGGTTGGAGTGCTGGGCTGTGTGATGACGGTCCATGGCGGGAAGGGCGCGATCGGGATATCTGCCATGGAAGCCTGA
- a CDS encoding AraC family transcriptional regulator — translation MDRKKLVDQSIDYIMQHLDEDLSLDAISAHFYISKYYFSRLFKEETGESIYAFIKRCKIDQSAVDMKLNPERSITDIGLDYGYSSSNYSSVFKKHHNTSPSRFRQTVPTHSTPVPFTTERVVQFKTAAEYAAHLDIQELDDVFVIYERFIGTYADLEKNWRGFLEKYRAHQQEQTLLIERYFHDPAITGLSQCICDICMTAEQDYGLSNVMWIRGGKCAVYHFDGRIWDIYETLQGLFSVWLPQSGYRMAQRYGLNLYRQIDWNTHSVVMDLCIPIL, via the coding sequence ATGGACAGAAAAAAACTTGTTGACCAAAGTATTGATTATATAATGCAGCATTTGGATGAGGATCTTTCGCTCGATGCTATATCTGCCCACTTTTATATATCAAAGTACTATTTCAGTCGGTTATTCAAGGAAGAAACCGGCGAATCCATCTATGCGTTTATAAAACGCTGTAAGATTGACCAGAGCGCGGTCGATATGAAGTTGAACCCGGAGAGGTCCATCACGGATATTGGCCTGGATTACGGATACAGCTCTTCCAACTACAGCTCCGTATTCAAAAAACATCATAACACATCTCCCTCCAGATTCAGACAGACGGTCCCAACGCACAGTACGCCGGTTCCCTTTACCACGGAGCGGGTTGTACAGTTCAAAACAGCCGCCGAATATGCCGCCCATCTGGATATCCAGGAGCTTGATGATGTTTTTGTGATCTATGAGCGGTTTATTGGAACTTATGCAGACCTTGAGAAAAACTGGCGCGGGTTTCTGGAAAAATACAGAGCCCACCAGCAGGAACAGACCCTTTTGATAGAACGCTATTTTCACGACCCGGCGATCACCGGCCTGTCACAATGTATCTGCGACATCTGCATGACGGCGGAACAGGACTATGGTCTGAGCAATGTGATGTGGATCAGAGGCGGCAAATGTGCCGTATATCATTTTGACGGGAGGATCTGGGATATTTATGAGACACTGCAGGGACTTTTCAGTGTATGGCTCCCTCAGAGCGGTTACCGTATGGCGCAGCGGTATGGATTAAATCTATACCGTCAGATCGACTGGAACACCCACAGTGTGGTTATGGATTTATGCATCCCTATTTTATAA